Proteins co-encoded in one Gopherus evgoodei ecotype Sinaloan lineage chromosome 4, rGopEvg1_v1.p, whole genome shotgun sequence genomic window:
- the PTPRCAP gene encoding protein tyrosine phosphatase receptor type C-associated protein: MHSAICAPRGLLSAGLALLVLPGAVLGSDSNPDSNSVAVVFLVFLLLLLLLVLALAWRKLSHDSDGRYHPRHLCQPQHLLAALARRWRELRGQVPPERQWQGKDNEDEDDDEEDEETLQRDEEEGGGGQEQQSEEEGAAVPEGTPPCDAPEGALEEGGKAEGASAGGLLSDLHSFSGTAAWEDSAAEGGSRQHVTAL; the protein is encoded by the coding sequence CACTCTGCCATCTGTGCCCCACGGGGCCTGCTCTCTGCAGGGCTGGCACTCCTGGTGCTTCCGGGAGCCGTGCTGGGCTCAGACTCCAACCCAGACAGCAACTCTGTGGCTGTGGTCTTCCTGgtcttcctgctcctgctgctgctcctggtgcTGGCCCTGGCCTGGCGCAAGCTGAGCCATGATTCAGATGGCAGGTATCACCCACGCCACCTGTGCCAGCCACAACATCTGCTAGCAGCCCTGGCCAGGCGCTGGCGTGAGCTGCGAGGGCAGGTGCCCCCTGAGAGGCAATGGCAAGGCAAGGACAACGAGGATGAGGACGATGACGAGGAGGACGAGGAAACCCTTCAGCGGGATGAGGAGGAAGGTggaggagggcaggagcagcagagcgAGGAGGAGGGCGCTGCTGTGCCAGAGGGGACCCCACCCTGCGATGCCCCTGAGGGAGCCCTAgaagagggagggaaggcagagggTGCCAGCGCCGGAGGCCTGCTCAGTGACCTGCACTCCTTCTCCGGGACAGCTGCCTGGGAGGATAGCGCCGCAGAAGGAGGCAGCCGCCAGCATGTCACTGCACTCTAG
- the RPS6KB2 gene encoding ribosomal protein S6 kinase beta-2 isoform X2, with protein sequence MAGVFDIDLETEEGSDGDEPELGAEMDLELRGNGLEPVGHYEEIEISESSVNNGPERIGPHCFELLRVLGKGGYGKVFQVRKVQGTNAGKIFAMKVLKKAKIACNAKDTAHTKAERNILEAIKHPFIVDLIYAFQTGGKLYLILECLSGGELFMQLEREGIFLEDTACFYLSEITLALGHLHCNGIIYRDLKPENIMLNSQGHIKLTDFGLCKESIHEGAVTHTFCGTIEYMAPEILMRSGHNRAVDWWSLGALMYDMLTGSPPFTAENRKKTIDKILKGKLVLPPYLTPDARDLLKKFLKRNPSQRIGGGTGDAADVQKQPFFRQVNWDELLARKLDPPFRPCLQSDDDVSQFDIRFTRQTPVDSPDDASISESANQAFLGFTYVAPSVLESIKEGFSFQPKPIEVLSLRSLQAQPGGGADGARAAAAAAPTRGHGPPAHQDADRHQEAEGGPGPGGKVA encoded by the exons ATGGCCGGGGTGTTCGACATCGACCTAGAGACCGAGGAGGGGAGCGACGGAGACGAGCCCGAGCTGGGGGCG GAGATGGATTTGGAGCTGCGGGGGAATGGCCTGGA GCCGGTGGGGCACTATGAGGAGATCGAGATCTCAGAGAGCAGCGTCAACAATGGCCCTGAGCGCATCGGGCCCCACTGTTTCGAACTGCTGCGTGTCCTAGGCAAGGGTGGCTATGGCAAG GTGTTCCAGGTACGGAAGGTGCAGGGGACCAATGCCGGGAAGATCTTTGCCATGAAAGTCCTGAAGAAG GCCAAAATTGCCTGCAATGCCAAGGACACAGCTCACACTAAGGCTGAGAGGAACATCCTGGAGGCTATCAAACACCCCTTCATCGTGGACCTGATCTATGCTTTCCAGACGGGTGGCAAGCTCTACCTCATCCTCGAGTGCTTGAGTG GTGGTGAGCTCTTCATGCAGCTGGAGCGTGAGGGCATTTTCCTGGAGGACACAGCATG CTTCTACCTGAGCGAGATCACTCTGGCCCTGGGCCACCTGCACTGCAACGGCATCATCTACCGGGACTTGAAGCCGGAGAACATCATGTTGAACAGCCAAG GACACATCAAGCTGACGGACTTCGGACTGTGCAAGGAGTCGATCCATGAGGGAGCCGTCACCCACACCTTCTGTGGGACCATTGAGTACAT GGCTCCAGAGATCCTGATGCGGAGTGGACACAACCGGGCCGTGGACTGGTGGAGCCTCGGGGCCTTGATGTACGACATGCTCACTGGATCG CCGCCCTTCACGGCTGAGAACCGGAAGAAAACCATCGACAAGATCCTCAAGGGAAAGTTGGTGCTGCCACCTTACCTGACCCCTGATGCCCGGGATCTACTCAAGAAG TTCCTCAAGAGAAACCCCAGCCAGAGGATTGGGGGCGGGACGGGCGATGCAGCTGATGTGCAG AAGCAGCCATTTTTCCGCCAAGTCAACTGGGATGAACTGCTGGCACGCAAGCTGGACCCACCCTTCAGGCCTTGCCTG CAATCGGATGATGATGTCAGCCAGTTTGACATCCGCTTCACTCGTCAGACGCCCGTGGACAGCCCTGACGACGCTTCCATTAGCGAGAGTGCCAACCAGGCCTTCTTG GGCTTCACATATGTGGCCCCGTCGGTGCTGGAGAGCATTAAGGAGGGCTTCTCCTTCCAGCCAAAG CCCATTGAAGTTCTCTCTCTTCGAAGCCTTCAAGCCCAGCCTGGCGGTGGAGCCGATGGAGCTAGGGCTGCCGCTGCTGCCGCCCCAACCAGAGGGCACGGCCCCCCTGCCCATCAAGACGCCGACAGGCACCAAGAAGCAGAAGGGGGGCCGGGGCCGGGTGGCAAGGTAGCTTGA
- the RPS6KB2 gene encoding ribosomal protein S6 kinase beta-2 isoform X3: MKVLKKAKIACNAKDTAHTKAERNILEAIKHPFIVDLIYAFQTGGKLYLILECLSGGELFMQLEREGIFLEDTACFYLSEITLALGHLHCNGIIYRDLKPENIMLNSQGHIKLTDFGLCKESIHEGAVTHTFCGTIEYMAPEILMRSGHNRAVDWWSLGALMYDMLTGSPPFTAENRKKTIDKILKGKLVLPPYLTPDARDLLKKFLKRNPSQRIGGGTGDAADVQKQPFFRQVNWDELLARKLDPPFRPCLQSDDDVSQFDIRFTRQTPVDSPDDASISESANQAFLGFTYVAPSVLESIKEGFSFQPKVRSPRRLNSSPRTPVSPLKFSLFEAFKPSLAVEPMELGLPLLPPQPEGTAPLPIKTPTGTKKQKGGRGRVAR, from the exons ATGAAAGTCCTGAAGAAG GCCAAAATTGCCTGCAATGCCAAGGACACAGCTCACACTAAGGCTGAGAGGAACATCCTGGAGGCTATCAAACACCCCTTCATCGTGGACCTGATCTATGCTTTCCAGACGGGTGGCAAGCTCTACCTCATCCTCGAGTGCTTGAGTG GTGGTGAGCTCTTCATGCAGCTGGAGCGTGAGGGCATTTTCCTGGAGGACACAGCATG CTTCTACCTGAGCGAGATCACTCTGGCCCTGGGCCACCTGCACTGCAACGGCATCATCTACCGGGACTTGAAGCCGGAGAACATCATGTTGAACAGCCAAG GACACATCAAGCTGACGGACTTCGGACTGTGCAAGGAGTCGATCCATGAGGGAGCCGTCACCCACACCTTCTGTGGGACCATTGAGTACAT GGCTCCAGAGATCCTGATGCGGAGTGGACACAACCGGGCCGTGGACTGGTGGAGCCTCGGGGCCTTGATGTACGACATGCTCACTGGATCG CCGCCCTTCACGGCTGAGAACCGGAAGAAAACCATCGACAAGATCCTCAAGGGAAAGTTGGTGCTGCCACCTTACCTGACCCCTGATGCCCGGGATCTACTCAAGAAG TTCCTCAAGAGAAACCCCAGCCAGAGGATTGGGGGCGGGACGGGCGATGCAGCTGATGTGCAG AAGCAGCCATTTTTCCGCCAAGTCAACTGGGATGAACTGCTGGCACGCAAGCTGGACCCACCCTTCAGGCCTTGCCTG CAATCGGATGATGATGTCAGCCAGTTTGACATCCGCTTCACTCGTCAGACGCCCGTGGACAGCCCTGACGACGCTTCCATTAGCGAGAGTGCCAACCAGGCCTTCTTG GGCTTCACATATGTGGCCCCGTCGGTGCTGGAGAGCATTAAGGAGGGCTTCTCCTTCCAGCCAAAGGTGCGCTCCCCTCGCCGCCTCAATAGCAGCCCCAGAACGCCTGTCAG CCCATTGAAGTTCTCTCTCTTCGAAGCCTTCAAGCCCAGCCTGGCGGTGGAGCCGATGGAGCTAGGGCTGCCGCTGCTGCCGCCCCAACCAGAGGGCACGGCCCCCCTGCCCATCAAGACGCCGACAGGCACCAAGAAGCAGAAGGGGGGCCGGGGCCGGGTGGCAAGGTAG
- the RPS6KB2 gene encoding ribosomal protein S6 kinase beta-2 isoform X1, which translates to MAGVFDIDLETEEGSDGDEPELGAEMDLELRGNGLEPVGHYEEIEISESSVNNGPERIGPHCFELLRVLGKGGYGKVFQVRKVQGTNAGKIFAMKVLKKAKIACNAKDTAHTKAERNILEAIKHPFIVDLIYAFQTGGKLYLILECLSGGELFMQLEREGIFLEDTACFYLSEITLALGHLHCNGIIYRDLKPENIMLNSQGHIKLTDFGLCKESIHEGAVTHTFCGTIEYMAPEILMRSGHNRAVDWWSLGALMYDMLTGSPPFTAENRKKTIDKILKGKLVLPPYLTPDARDLLKKFLKRNPSQRIGGGTGDAADVQKQPFFRQVNWDELLARKLDPPFRPCLQSDDDVSQFDIRFTRQTPVDSPDDASISESANQAFLGFTYVAPSVLESIKEGFSFQPKVRSPRRLNSSPRTPVSPLKFSLFEAFKPSLAVEPMELGLPLLPPQPEGTAPLPIKTPTGTKKQKGGRGRVAR; encoded by the exons ATGGCCGGGGTGTTCGACATCGACCTAGAGACCGAGGAGGGGAGCGACGGAGACGAGCCCGAGCTGGGGGCG GAGATGGATTTGGAGCTGCGGGGGAATGGCCTGGA GCCGGTGGGGCACTATGAGGAGATCGAGATCTCAGAGAGCAGCGTCAACAATGGCCCTGAGCGCATCGGGCCCCACTGTTTCGAACTGCTGCGTGTCCTAGGCAAGGGTGGCTATGGCAAG GTGTTCCAGGTACGGAAGGTGCAGGGGACCAATGCCGGGAAGATCTTTGCCATGAAAGTCCTGAAGAAG GCCAAAATTGCCTGCAATGCCAAGGACACAGCTCACACTAAGGCTGAGAGGAACATCCTGGAGGCTATCAAACACCCCTTCATCGTGGACCTGATCTATGCTTTCCAGACGGGTGGCAAGCTCTACCTCATCCTCGAGTGCTTGAGTG GTGGTGAGCTCTTCATGCAGCTGGAGCGTGAGGGCATTTTCCTGGAGGACACAGCATG CTTCTACCTGAGCGAGATCACTCTGGCCCTGGGCCACCTGCACTGCAACGGCATCATCTACCGGGACTTGAAGCCGGAGAACATCATGTTGAACAGCCAAG GACACATCAAGCTGACGGACTTCGGACTGTGCAAGGAGTCGATCCATGAGGGAGCCGTCACCCACACCTTCTGTGGGACCATTGAGTACAT GGCTCCAGAGATCCTGATGCGGAGTGGACACAACCGGGCCGTGGACTGGTGGAGCCTCGGGGCCTTGATGTACGACATGCTCACTGGATCG CCGCCCTTCACGGCTGAGAACCGGAAGAAAACCATCGACAAGATCCTCAAGGGAAAGTTGGTGCTGCCACCTTACCTGACCCCTGATGCCCGGGATCTACTCAAGAAG TTCCTCAAGAGAAACCCCAGCCAGAGGATTGGGGGCGGGACGGGCGATGCAGCTGATGTGCAG AAGCAGCCATTTTTCCGCCAAGTCAACTGGGATGAACTGCTGGCACGCAAGCTGGACCCACCCTTCAGGCCTTGCCTG CAATCGGATGATGATGTCAGCCAGTTTGACATCCGCTTCACTCGTCAGACGCCCGTGGACAGCCCTGACGACGCTTCCATTAGCGAGAGTGCCAACCAGGCCTTCTTG GGCTTCACATATGTGGCCCCGTCGGTGCTGGAGAGCATTAAGGAGGGCTTCTCCTTCCAGCCAAAGGTGCGCTCCCCTCGCCGCCTCAATAGCAGCCCCAGAACGCCTGTCAG CCCATTGAAGTTCTCTCTCTTCGAAGCCTTCAAGCCCAGCCTGGCGGTGGAGCCGATGGAGCTAGGGCTGCCGCTGCTGCCGCCCCAACCAGAGGGCACGGCCCCCCTGCCCATCAAGACGCCGACAGGCACCAAGAAGCAGAAGGGGGGCCGGGGCCGGGTGGCAAGGTAG